One Aerococcus urinaeequi DNA segment encodes these proteins:
- the rplX gene encoding 50S ribosomal protein L24: MKVKANDTVIVIAGKDKGKQGRVKQALPKADKVVVEGVNIVKKHQRPTQMNPQGGIIEVEAPIHVSNVQIVDPKTGEATRVGYQEQDGKRVRVAKKSGEVIAEAVSGEEDAE, encoded by the coding sequence ATGAAAGTAAAAGCAAATGACACAGTTATCGTTATTGCCGGTAAAGACAAAGGCAAACAAGGTCGTGTAAAACAAGCTTTGCCAAAAGCTGACAAAGTTGTTGTTGAAGGTGTTAACATCGTTAAAAAACATCAACGTCCAACTCAAATGAACCCTCAAGGCGGTATCATTGAAGTTGAAGCACCTATTCATGTATCTAACGTACAAATAGTAGACCCTAAAACAGGCGAAGCAACACGTGTAGGTTACCAAGAACAAGATGGTAAACGTGTTCGCGTAGCAAAAAAATCAGGCGAAGTAATCGCTGAAGCAGTATCAGGAGAGGAGGACGCTGAATAA